In the Spirochaetota bacterium genome, one interval contains:
- a CDS encoding PAS domain S-box protein: LAGRMDGIEAAEQMQARYSIPVIFVTALSDESTLQRAKLTAPYGYLLKPFTEKELRISIEMAVYKHDMENRLREKDQWFATTLKSIGDAVIATDTANLVTFMNKPAEHITGWNAHEAAGRPLNEVFNIITPSISADGRAKPGIAIPDTVHPLFTGTFELQDRAGGKKDVEFNTALIRDDKDVIVGGVVSIRDISTRKRQEEELVRHRDHLEELVKERAGELVAANRELRLAKENAEIANRAKSEFLANMSHELRTPLNSIIGLSKLMRMQTDSQDFQTYLDNILSSGQHLLRIFNDILDLSKIEAGRMEFERSPQPLYPIIADTIEMLHVQAREKGIRMENRLRAPDDAAVPGDRKRLQQVFINLLSNAIKFTPQGGSVWVESRVSDSWVETDVGDTGIGIAPEHLEYIFEKFTQVNTAMSRDTQGTGLGLTISRKIAQAHGGSIKVRSNAGGGAVFTVRLPLTIKMNAAGEVKHGG, encoded by the coding sequence CAGCGCGCCAAACTCACCGCCCCGTACGGGTATCTCCTGAAGCCGTTCACGGAGAAGGAGCTGCGCATCTCCATCGAGATGGCCGTCTACAAGCATGACATGGAAAACAGGCTTCGCGAGAAGGACCAGTGGTTCGCGACGACACTCAAGAGCATAGGAGACGCCGTGATCGCGACCGATACGGCGAACCTGGTCACCTTCATGAACAAGCCTGCGGAACACATTACGGGCTGGAACGCGCACGAGGCGGCGGGACGGCCGCTCAACGAGGTGTTCAATATCATCACGCCCAGCATTTCCGCGGACGGGCGCGCGAAGCCCGGGATCGCGATCCCGGATACCGTCCACCCGCTTTTTACCGGAACCTTCGAGCTCCAGGATCGCGCAGGCGGAAAAAAAGACGTGGAATTCAACACCGCGCTCATACGTGACGACAAGGACGTCATCGTGGGGGGAGTGGTCAGCATACGCGATATCAGCACGCGAAAACGGCAGGAAGAGGAGCTTGTGCGGCACCGCGATCACCTGGAGGAGCTGGTGAAGGAACGCGCCGGGGAGCTCGTCGCCGCGAACAGGGAGCTTCGGCTGGCGAAGGAGAACGCGGAGATCGCCAACCGCGCGAAGAGCGAATTTCTGGCGAACATGAGCCACGAGCTCCGGACCCCGCTCAATTCCATAATCGGCCTTTCCAAGCTCATGCGCATGCAGACCGACAGCCAGGATTTCCAGACCTACCTGGATAACATTCTCTCTTCGGGGCAGCACCTGCTCCGGATATTCAATGATATTCTTGATCTCTCGAAGATAGAAGCGGGAAGGATGGAGTTCGAGCGCTCCCCGCAGCCGCTCTACCCGATAATCGCGGACACCATCGAGATGCTCCACGTTCAGGCGCGCGAAAAGGGTATCCGGATGGAGAACCGCCTGCGCGCGCCTGACGATGCGGCCGTCCCGGGGGATCGCAAGCGGTTGCAGCAGGTGTTCATAAACCTCCTTTCAAACGCGATCAAGTTCACCCCCCAGGGCGGCAGCGTGTGGGTGGAATCCCGCGTGTCCGATTCATGGGTGGAGACGGACGTGGGGGATACCGGCATAGGAATCGCGCCCGAGCACCTGGAATATATTTTCGAAAAATTCACCCAGGTGAACACCGCGATGAGCAGGGATACGCAGGGGACCGGGCTGGGGCTCACCATTTCAAGGAAAATAGCGCAGGCGCACGGCGGCTCCATCAAGGTGCGAAGCAACGCAGGCGGGGGGGCCGTGTTCACGGTGCGTCTGCCGCTTACGATTAAAATGAATGCTGCGGGAGAGGTCAAACATGGCGGATGA